Below is a window of Pocillopora verrucosa isolate sample1 chromosome 6, ASM3666991v2, whole genome shotgun sequence DNA.
ttgtgtttcattcgctcgggcaatacgacaaggctaaagagtatcatcaaaaagcgcttgtcatcagaactgagattggcgacagaggaggagtaGCAACTGACTACGAaaacctaggtattgtgtttcattcgctcagGCAATACGataaggctaaagagtatctccaaaaagcccttgtcattagaactgagattggcgaccgaaaaggagaggcatcatgctgcggaaacctaggtgctgtgtttcattcgctcgggcaatacgacaaggctgaaaagtatcatcaaaaagcccttgtcattagaactgagattggcgaccgaaaaggagaggcatcatgctgcggaaacctaggtacagtgtttcattcgctcgggcaatacgacaaggctaaagagtatcatcaaaaagcgcttgtcatcagaactgagattggcgacagaggaggagtaGCAACTGACTACGAaaacctaggtattgtgtttcattcgctcgggcaatacgataaggctaaagagtatctccaaaaagcccttgtcattagaactgagattggcgaccgaaaaggagaggcatcatgctgcggaaacctaggtgctgtgtttcattcgctcgggcaatacgacaaggctgaaaagtatcatcaaaaagcccttgtcattagaactgagattggcgaccgaaaaggagaggcatcatgctgcggaaacctaggtactgtgtttcattcgctcgggcaatacgacaaggctaaagagtatcttcaaaaagcgcttgtcatcagaactgagattggcgacagagaaggagtagcagctgactacggaagcctaggtagtgtgttttattcgctcgggcaatacgacaaggctaaagagtatcatcaaaaagcgcttgtcatcaaaactgagattggcgacaaAAAAGGAGAGGCAttatgctacggaaacctaggtacagtgtttcattcgctcgggcaatacgacaaggctaaagagtatcatcaaaaagcgcttgtcatcagacctgagattggcgacagaaaaggagaggcattattctacggaaacctaggtactgtgtttcattcgctcgggcaaaacgacaaggctaaagagtatcttcaaaaagcgcttctcatcagaactgagattggcgacagaaaaggagtagcagctgactacggaaacctaggtattgtgtttcattcgctcgggcaatacgacaaggctaaagagtatcatcaaaaagcgcttgtcatcagaattgagattggcgacagaaaaggaatggcagctgactacggaaacctaggtactgtgtttcattcgctcgggcaatacgacaaggctaaagagtatcatcaaaaagcgcttgtcatcagaattgagattggcgacagacaaggagtagcagctgactacggaaacctaggtattgtgtttcattcgctcgggcaatacgacaaggctaaagaatatcatcaaaaagcccttgtcatcagaactgagattggcgacagaaaaggagtagcagctgactacggaaacctaggtactgtttttcattcgctcgggcgatacgacaaggctaaagagtatcataaaaaagcgcttgtcatcagaactgagattggcgacagaaaaggagaagcaactgactacggaaacctaggtactgtgtttcatttaCTCGGGCAATACGGCAAGGCTAGaaagtatctccaaaaggcgcttaATATCAGAACTGAAATCGGTGATAAGGGAGGGGAGGCAGTAGATCTTGCAAATCTTGGAAATATGTCCAGAACTGTTGGAGATTATGAAGtttcggaagtatgcttggagaaagctttatccatatccagagatattggagatagaAGAACAGTGTTCCAAATTCTTCAAGAAtacgccattttgtatttatttcaaaataaagtcgAAGACTCCCTTTCGTGTCTTCAACTTTgtattgaaaagtatgaggagctgagatctttcttgggcgccaatgatcagttcaaaacatcatttctggagcactcaggaatatttccctacaagctgctttgcACTCTGCTTTGTGTCACCGGAAAAACTCGTGATGCTCTTTacgttgaggagttgggtcgagctagaggcctatcagacttgatggcagagaagtactcggttaaaacgcacatctctgctaatccacaatcttggtttggcattgaaaacatttttagaacGAAAAacaactgtacttgtctgtacatttcttattttcacaatcatctgcatttgtggatcttgaaaacaggtggagtccttcactatagaagaATATCACctgaagagaatctagttcaggccgGGTTGCCCAAAGACTTGCCTCTGAGTaaatttttggctaaaaatttccggagtcttggtattttgcccattgaagattgtgaagatcggtctttaaatgTGGTTGAATcgcaacctctctcccccgaaCAAAAAAGCTCAGCAAGGTTGCGACTCTTGGAGGAGGgcgaggacgaggacgaggaagtcatttcaagtctatccttgtgttacaaaatgtttattgcccccgtttatgatttgcttgaggagcctgaagtgattattgttcctgaccgcagtttgtacaaagttccctttgctgccctgagtgaaaaggagggagccgaatacctGTCAGAGACTCGtaggatccgtgtcattccttctttgacgaCACTCAAGATGATTCAAGATAatccagaggactatcacagcaacactggtgccttgataataggcaatcccacGGTTGATttgccaggtgcaagaaaggaagcggagatggtcggacgactggtgGGCGTTCCCCCCCTGGTTGAAGaggaagcaacgaagcaggcagTAATagagcggataagttcagtgagcctaatacattttgctgcccatggtagcgccgaaaggggagaaattTCCCTCTACCCCATTCCTTCTGTCAACAGTCAAAACACTACCCTACCtaaggaagcttacatgttgacgatggctgatgtctcaagAGTGAAAGTCaaagctaaactggtggtacttagctgctgtcacagtggaagtggagagataacagccgagggagttataggaattgcccgtgcgttcttaggatccggtgctcgctcggtgttggttgcgctgtgggccatttcagactcagcaacagagaagctgatgagtcggttctacgaacaccttgttgaaggagaaagtgccagtgaatcccttcatcaggccatgaagtggatgagaaaaaacggcttgacCAAagtgtctgagtgggcttcgtttacgctgattggagatgatgttaGGCTTGAATTCACAAACAGAGGTAAGACTCGGTGAGAACgggtatttcataaattaaagttaagttAGATGTGAAGGTGGCTACGGAttactggtcgctgactgtcCCGGCGGGGATCCTTTGTTACCTTGACTAGtcaaacatatatatatatatatataggaagtctgcaagtcgattttcgtGTGGAACActgctcaatacgttgaagcagagcagaataaatattatgagaggaaaaaacgacgcaactacatttcccgacaagcctgtttcgtgaatcgcttcactcttcaggggtttaattaaacccctgaagagtgaagcgattcacgaaacaggcttgtcgggaaatgtagtctcgtcgttttttcctcttataatatatatatatatatatatatagttataTAGTTCTATCTGACGAGCGTTTAGGCGCGAAACTctgagtaacagagaatcgatgcgtcctctttgattctttcacttatatatatatatatatttttttttttttcgaaaagttaCTATAGActgccaatcagatacaagtgTTAGTCATCTACATTTTACATATTGTGCTTGGTCCagttgtatttgctttatatcctTTATATTAATCGagttaataataaattgttgtttttcgtttttttacaggaaaacagaCCCCGACAGAGTAAATAATAAGAGTTACTCGAAGGAAACAGAgctaaaagacttttagatggataaattaaatagaaacaaGTAGAGACAATACTCTATCCGGTATTtcattgaagtaaaaaaaaaagagctatcccAAATTAGGGTACGTAAGGCTTTTATATAAAGTGAAATCAGTAAAGTAGTTAGGTGTAAAACGAACCGCTAAAatctggtttgattttttttaaggcttttaTAAGATTTAGTTGACAAAACCTTAAATATTTGAGGAATGATTTTGATGAAGCATCTCAAAGAATCCTTGCCAACCACAGTTCTATTTTTGTTAACATACTAATCTATGAAGAGAGAAGTTTAAAAATCGCTTGCTGATGCCAGGAGTGTCACGCAGGCTCGTCAATACTTCAAGTTTTAACTGGTCACTTGCCTCGACGCTTTGATGCAGAAAAATCTCTGCAAATTGGCTATTAGGTAGATCTCTGATGCTAAGACTATCCTTCCTGCTATTCTACAGGTTGAAATATTTAGTCTGCTCCGTGGCTTTAAGCCCaaagaaaatttcgaaaaactaCTACACAGCTACCCAGAATAAATAA
It encodes the following:
- the LOC131792651 gene encoding tetratricopeptide repeat protein 28-like — protein: MAMETQQQTEAMIAFMYIALFLLNSDRIQKAIEIWNECLILLNNADQNSKDQFISRLPLIYEAIYSSLFGAYRSISEYISAERYGMKLLVLLSETGDLVTEGDVSMALAEIIESQNRFTDAKKLYEKAVNIKRQTGEKNGEASACIRLGYMFHKLGENLKAKEYLQKALVIRTEIGDRKGEASCCGNLGAVFHSLGQYDKAEKYHQKALVIRTEIGDRKGEASCCGNLGTVFHSLGQYDKAKEYLQKALVIRTEIGDREGVAADYGSLGSVFYSLGQYDKAKEYHQKALVIKTEIGDKKGEALCYGNLGTVFHSLGQYDKAKEYHQKALVIRPEIGDRKGEALFYGNLGTVFHSLGQNDKAKEYLQKALLIRTEIGDREGVAADYGNLGIVFHSLGQYDKAKEYHQKALVIRTEIGDRGGVATDYENLGIVFHSLRQYDKAKEYLQKALVIRTEIGDRKGEASCCGNLGIVFHSLGQYDKAKEYLQKALVIRTEIGDRKGEASCCGNLGAVFHSLGQYDKAEKYHQKALVIRTEIGDRKGEASCCGNLGTVFHSLGQYDKAKEYLQKALVIRTEIGDREGVAADYGSLGSVFYSLGQYDKAKEYHQKALVIKTEIGDKKGEALCYGNLGTVFHSLGQYDKAKEYHQKALVIRPEIGDRKGEALCYGNLGTVFHSLGQYDKAKEYHQKALVIRPEIGDRKGEALFYGNLGTVFHSLGQNDKAKEYLQKALLIRTEIGDRKGVAADYGNLGIVFHSLGQYDKAKEYHQKALVIRIEIGDRKGMAADYGNLGTVFHSLGQYDKAKEYHQKALVIRIEIGDRQGVAADYGNLGIVFHSLGQYDKAKEYLEKALSISRDIGDRRTVFQILQEYAILYLFQNKVEDSLSCLQLCIEKYEELRSFLGANDQFKTSFLEHSGIFPYKLLCTLLCVTGKTRDALYVEELGRARGLSDLMAEKYSVKTHISANPQSWFGIENIFRTKNNCTCLYISYFHNHLHLWILKTGGVLHYRRISPEENLVQAGLPKDLPLSKFLAKNFRSLGILPIEDCEDRSLNVVESQPLSPEQKSSARLRLLEEGEDEDEEVISSLSLCYKMFIAPVYDLLEEPEVIIVPDRSLYKVPFAALSEKEGAEYLSETRRIRVIPSLTTLKMIQDNPEDYHSNTGALIIGNPTVDLPGARKEAEMVGRLVGVPPLVEEEATKQAVIERISSVSLIHFAAHGSAERGEISLYPIPSVNSQNTTLPKEAYMLTMADVSRVKVKAKLVVLSCCHSGSGEITAEGVIGIARAFLGSGARSVLVALWAISDSATEKLMSRFYEHLVEGESASESLHQAMKWMRKNGLTKVSEWASFTLIGDDVRLEFTNRGKQTPTE